One genomic segment of Bos javanicus breed banteng chromosome 23, ARS-OSU_banteng_1.0, whole genome shotgun sequence includes these proteins:
- the COL11A2 gene encoding collagen alpha-2(XI) chain isoform X2 has protein sequence MERCSRCHHLLLLVLLLLGLSAAPAWAGTAPVDVLRALRFPALPDGVRRARGICPADVAYRVSRPAQLSAPTRQLFPGGFPKDFSLLTAVRARPGLQAPLLTLYSAQGVRQLGLELGRPVRFLYEDQTGRPQPPAQPVFRGLSLADGKWHRVAVAVKGQSVTLIIDCKKRVTRPLPRSARPVLDTRGVIIFGARILDEEVFEGDIQELSIIPGVQAAYESCDQKELECEGGWRERPQREPSHRTQRSPKQQPPRLHRPQNQEPQAQSTESLYYDYEPPYYDVMTTGTTPDYQDPTPGEEEGILESSPLPPPEEEQTDLQVPPTADRFLTEEYGEGGTEPPAGPYDYTYAYGDDYHEETELGPALSAETARSEAAARGPRGLKGEKGEPAVLEPGMLVEGPPGPEGPAGFPGPPGIQGNPGPVGDPGERGPPGRAGLPGSDGAPGPPGTSLMLPFRFGSGGGDKGPVVAAQEAQAQAILQQARMALRGPPGPMGYTGRPGPLGQPGSPGMKGESGDLGPQGPRGPQGLMGPPGKAGRRGRAGADGARGMPGEPGVKGDRGFDGLPGLPGEKGHRGDTGAQGLPGPPGEDGERGDDGEIGPRGLPGESGPRGLLGPKGPPGIPGPPGVRGMDGPHGPKGSLGPQGEPGPPGQQGTPGTQGLPGPQGAIGPHGEKGPRGKPGLPGMPGSDGPPGHPGKEGPPGTKGNQGPSGPQGPLGYPGPRGIKGVDGIRGLKGHKGEKGEDGFPGFKGDMGVKGDRGEVGVPGSRGEDGPEGPKGRTGPTGDPGPPGLMGEKGKLGVPGLPGYPGRQGPKGSLGFPGFPGASGEKGARGLSGKSGPRGERGPTGPRGQRGPRGATGKSGAKGTSGGDGPHGPPGERGLPGPQGPNGFPGPKGPPGPPGKDGLPGHPGQRGEVGFQGKTGPPGPPGVVGPQGAAGETGPMGERGHPGPPGPPGEQGLTGTAGKEGTKGDPGPPGAPGKDGPAGLRGFPGERGLPGTAGGPGLKGNEGPAGPPGPAGSPGERGSAGSGGPIGPPGRPGPQGPPGAAGEKGVPGEKGPIGPTGRDGVQGPVGLPGPAGPPGVAGEDGDKGEVGDPGQKGAKGNKGEHGPPGPPGPIGPVGQPGAAGADGEPGARGPQGHFGAKGDEGTRGFNGPPGPIGLQGLPGPSGEKGETGDVGPMGPPGPPGPRGPAGPNGADGPQGPPGGVGNLGPPGEKGEPGESGSPGVQGEPGVKGPRGERGEKGETGQAGEAGPPGPKGPTGDDGPKGNPGPVGFPGDPGPPGEVGPRGQDGAKGDRGEDGEPGQPGSPGPTGENGPPGPLGKRGPAGTPGPEGRQGEKGAKGDPGAVGAPGKTGPVGPAGPAGKPGPDGLRGLPGSVGQQGRPGATGQAGPPGPVGPPGLPGLRGDTGAKGEKGHPGLIGLIGPPGEQGEKGDRGLPGPQGSTGQKGETGIPGASGPIGPGGPPGLPGPAGPKGAKGATGPAGPKGEKGVQGPPGHPGPPGEVIQPLPIQMPKKTRRSVDGSRLMQEDEAVPTGGAPGSPGGLEEIFGSLDSLREEIEQMRRPMGTQDSPARTCQDLKLCHPELPDGEYWVDPNQGCARDAFRVFCNFTAGGETCVTPRDDVTQFSYVDSEGAPVGVVQLTFLRLLSVSARQNISYPCSGEAQDSPLKLRGANEDELSPETSPYIKEIRDGCQTQQGRTVLEVRTPVLEQLPVLDASFSELGAPPRRGGVLLGPVCFMG, from the exons ATGGAGCGGTGCAGCCGCTGCCATCACctcctgctgctggtgctgctattGCTGGGGCTGAGCGCCGCCCCCGCCTGGGCAG GCACAGCCCCCGTGGACGTGCTTCGGGCCCTGAGGTTCCCCGCCCTCCCTGACGGTGTCCGGAGGGCAAGAGGTATCTGTCCAGCTGATGTGGCCTACCGAGTGTCCCGACCCGCCCAGCTCAGTGCACCCACCCGTCAGCTCTTTCCAG GAGGCTTTCCCAAAGATTTCTCTCTGCTGACTGCGGTCCGGGCCCGCCCGGGCCTCCAGGCGCCCCTCCTGACCCTCTACAGTGCTCAGGGCGTCCGGCAGCTGGGCCTGGAGCTCGGCCGACCTGTCCGCTTCCTGTACGAGGACCAGACTGGGCGGCCGCAACCGCCGGCTCAGCCTGTCTTCCGAGGCCTCAGCCTGGCGGATGGCAA GTGGCACCGTGTGGCTGTGGCTGTGAAGGGCCAGTCTGTCACCCTCATAATTGACTGTAAGAAGCGAGTCACTCGACCCCTCCCCCGGAGCGCCCGTCCAGTACTGGACACCCGGGGCGTGATCATCTTCGGTGCTCGGATCCTGGATGAGGAAGTCTTTGAG GGTGATATTCAGGAGCTTTCCATCATCCCGGGAGTGCAAGCTGCCTACGAATCCTGTGACCAGAAGGAGCTGGAGTGCGAGGGGGGTTGGAGGGAGAGACCTCAGAGAGAGCCATCTCACAGAACGCAGAGATCTCCGAAGCAGCAACCACCAAGACTTCACAGGCCACAAAACCAGGAACCCCAGGCACAG tccACTGAGTCTCTCTACTATGACTACGAGCCCCCCTATTATGATGTGATGACTACGGGCACCACCCCTGATTATCAG GACCCCACCCCGGGTGAAGAGGAAGGAATCCTGGAGTCAAGCCCTTTGCCACCCCCTGAGGAG GAGCAGACAGATCTCCAGGTCCCCCCCACAGCTGACAGGTTCCTGACAGAGGAGTATGGGGAGGGTGGCACAGAGCCCCCAGCAGGGCCCTACGATTACACCTATGCCTATGGGGACGATTACCACGAGGAGACGGAGCTTGGCCCTGCCCTGTCTGCCGAGACAGCCCGCTCGGAAGCC GCTGCCCGTGGCCCCCGGGGGCTgaagggagagaagggggagCCTGCTGTGCTGGAACCT GGCATGCTAGTGGAGGGGCCCCCTGGTCCAGAAGGCCCTGCG GGATTTCCTGGTCCCCCTGGTATCCAAGGCAACCCAGGCCCAGTTGGAGACCCAGGCGAGAGG GGCCCCCCGGGCCGAGCAGGGCTCCCTGGATCAGACGGCGCCCCTGGCCCTCCCGGAACATCCCTCATGCTCCCC TTCCGGTTCGGCAGTGGTGGGGGTGACAAGGGCCCCGTGGTGGCAGCCCaggaggcccaggcccaggcGATTCTGCAGCAGGCACGG ATGGCCCTCCGAGGACCCCCTGGCCCCATGGGATACACAGGCCGCCCTGGCCCCCTG GGACAACCCGGGAGCCCTGGCATGAAAGGAGAGTCTGGAGACCTGGGACCTCAG GGCCCCAGAGGACCTCAGGGCCTCATGGGCCCTCCTGGCAAGGCGGGGCGAAGG GGCCGAGCGGGTGCTGACGGAGCCCGAGGGATGCCTGGGGAACCTGGAGTGAAG GGTGACCGAGGATTTGATGGCCTCCCGGGGCTGCCTGGGGAGAAGGGACACAGA GGTGATACTGGTGCCCAGGGCCTTCCTGGGCCCCCTGGTGAGGATGGAGAGAGG ggagacgACGGAGAGATCGGGCCTCGGGGGCTGCCTGGGGAGTCG GGACCTCGAGGTCTCCTTGGCCCCAAAGGCCCTCCTGGGATTCCTGGACCCCCG GGAGTCCGAGGCATGGATGGCCCCCACGGTCCCAAAGGCAGCTTG GGACCCCAGGGAGAACCAGGACCTCCGGGACAGCAGGGCACCCCCGGGACCCAG GGTCTCCCCGGGCCCCAGGGTGCCATTGGCCCTCATGGAGAGAAG GGTCCTCGAGGGAAACCAGGCCTGCCTGGCATGCCCGGCTCAGATGGACCCCCG GGTCACCCGGGCAAGGAAGGCCCTCCCGGAACCAAAGGAAACCAG GGTCCATCTGGACCTCAGGGTCCTCTGGGGTACCCAGGACCTCGGGGCATCAAG GGCGTGGATGGAATTCGGGGTCTGAAGGGTCACAAGGGTGAAAAG GGCGAGGATGGCTTTCCCGGCTTCAAAGGGGACATGGGTGTGAAAGGCGACAGG GGCGAGGTCGGAGTCCCTGGTTCCAGGGGCGAGGATGGTCCTGAGGGGCCGAAGGGGCGCACTGGACCCACGGGGGACCCTGGGCCCCCGGGGCTCATGGGCGAGAAG GGCAAGCTGGGTGTTCCTGGTCTGCCTGGCTACCCCGGACGCCAGGGCCCCAAG GGGTCGCTGGGATTTCCGGGTTTTCCTGGAGCCAGTGGAGAGAAGGGAGCCCGG GGCCTGTCAGGGAAATCAGGGCCTCGAGGAGAGCGCGGCCCCACG GGTCCGCGTGGTCAGCGGGGACCTCGAGGTGCCACCGGGAAGTCTGGAGCCAAG GGAACCTCAGGTGGAGACGGCCCCCATGGGCCTCCTGGAGAGAGG GgtctccctgggcctcagggcCCCAACGGATTTCCTGGCCCCAAAGGACCTCCG GGTCCCCCCGGGAAGGACGGGCTGCCAGGACACCCAGGCCAGAGAGGAGAAGTG ggCTTCCAAGGGAAGACCGGCCCCCCTGGCCCCCCAGGAGTGGTGGGACCCCAG GGAGCCGCAGGGGAAACCGGGCCCATGGGGGAGAGAGGTCACCCAGGCCCCCCCGGCCCCCCTGGAGAGCAGGGACTGACTGGAACAGCTGGAAAAGAAGGCACGAAG GGCGATCCCGGACCCCCTGGGGCCCCGGGGAAGGATGGTCCCGCTGGTCTGAGGGGCTTTCCGGGAGAGAGAGGCCTCCCTGGCACTGCT GGCGGTCCTGGTCTGAAGGGGAATGAAGGCCCGGCTGGTCCCCCAGGCCCTGCG GGATCCCCTGGTGAGCGAGGTTCGGCAGGATCTGGGGGACCCATTGGCCCCCCAGGGCGCCCGGGACCGCAGGGTCCGCCTGGAGCAGCGGGAGAGAAAGGGGTCCCG GGCGAGAAGGGCCCCATTGGTCCGACTGGCCGCGATGGGGTGCAGGGTCCCGTGGGGCTTCCTGGCCCTGCCGGGCCCCCGGGCGTGGCGGGAGAGGATGGAGACAAG GGCGAGGTGGGAGACCCTGGCCAGAAGGGCGCCAAAGGCAACAAGGGGGAGCAC GGCCCCCCTGGGCCCCCCGGACCCATCGGGCCTGTGGGGCAGCCTGGTGCTGCG GGGGCAGATGGGGAGCCTGGAGCTCGGGGTCCCCAGGGACACTTCGGAGCCAAAGGTGACGAAGGAACAAGAGGATTCAATGGGCCCCCGGGACCCATTGGTCTGCAG GGCTTGCCAGGCCCCTcgggggagaagggagagacaggaGACGTGGGCCCGATG GGACCACCTGGCCCCCCAGGACCTCGAGGCCCAGCTGGACCCAACGGAGCAGAT GGTCCACAAGGCCCCCCAGGAGGTGTTGGGAACTTGGGTCCCCCTGGAGAGAAG GGGGAGCCAGGAGAGTCAGGATCTCCGGGAGTCCAGGGCGAGCCAGGGGTCAAG GGTCCACGTGGGGAGCGCGGGGAGAAAGGAGAGACTGGGCAGGCGGGAGAGGCAGGACCACCGGGGCCTAAGGGCCCCACTGGCGACGACGGTCCCAAAGGGAACCCT GGTCCTGTTGGTTTTCCTGGTGACCCTGGCCCTCCTGGAGAAGTTGGCCCTCGG GGCCAGGATGGTGCCAAGGGTGACCGTGGAGAGGACGGGGAGCCAGGACAGCCT gGGTCCCCCGGTCCTACGGGGGAGAATGGACCTCCTGGACCGCTTGGAAAGAGG GGGCCTGCAGGGACGCCTGGTCCTGAAGGGCGACAAGGAGAGAAGGGCGCCAAG GGGGATCCTGGTGCTGTGGGCGCCCCAGGGAAGACAGGCCCTGTGGGTCCTGCAGGCCCAGCAGGAAAGCCTGGTCCTGACGGCCTGAGAGGTCTCCCTGGCTCAGTG GGTCAGCAAGGCCGTCCCGGGGCCACAGGCCAGGCTGGGCCTCCAGGCCCTGTG GGACCCCCAGGGCTGCCTGGCCTCCGGGGCGACACTGGGGCCAAGGGCGAGAAG GGTCACCCAGGTCTCATCGGACTCATCGGCCCccctggggagcagggggagaAGGGTGATCGCGGGCTTCCTGGTCCTCAGGGCTCCACCGGGCAAAAGGGAGAGACG GGCATTCCGGGAGCATCTGGCCCCATTGGTCCTGGAGGGCCCCCCGGCCTCCCT GGACCTGCTGGCCCCAAAGGAGCCAAAGGAGCCACA GGCCCGGCCGGACCTAAGGGAGAGAAGGGAGTCCAGGGCCCTCCGGGACACCCG GGCCCCCCGGGAGAGGTGATCCAGCCCCTGCCCATCCAGATGCCCAAGAAGACGCGGCGCTCGGTGGACGGAAGCCGCCTGATGCAGGAAGATGAAGCTGTGCCGACTGGGGGTGCCCCGGGTAGTCCTGGGGGCCTGGAGGAGATCTTTGGCTCCCTGGACTCCCTGCGGGAGGAGATCGAGCAAATGAGGCGGCCCATGGGGACCCAGGACAGCCCTGCTCGCACCTGCCAGGACCTGAAGCTCTGCCACCCAGAGCTGCCTGACG GAGAGTACTGGGTCGACCCCAACCAGGGATGTGCTCGGGATGCCTTCCGGGTTTTCTGCAACTTTACGGCTGGAGGGGAAACCTGTGTGACGCCCAGGGACGATGTCACTCAG TTCTCCTACGTGGACTCCGAGGGCGCCCCGGTAGGCGTGGTGCAGCTCACCTTCCTGCGCCTGCTCAGCGTCTCAGCCCGCCAGAACATCTCCTACCCGTGCTCTGGGGAGGCCCAGGACAGCCCCCTGAAGCTCCGGGGGGCCAACGAGGACGAGCTGAGCCCGGAGACCAGCCCCTACATCAAGGAGATCCGGGACGGCTGCCAG ACCCAGCAAGGCCGGACGGTGCTGGAGGTTCGCACGCCTGTACTGGAGCAGCTGCCGGTGCTGGACGCCTCCTTCTCAGAACTGGGGGCCCCTCCGAGGCGGGGCGGGGTGCTGCTGGGGCCTGTCTGCTTCATGGGCTAG
- the COL11A2 gene encoding collagen alpha-2(XI) chain isoform X9: MERCSRCHHLLLLVLLLLGLSAAPAWAGTAPVDVLRALRFPALPDGVRRARGICPADVAYRVSRPAQLSAPTRQLFPGGFPKDFSLLTAVRARPGLQAPLLTLYSAQGVRQLGLELGRPVRFLYEDQTGRPQPPAQPVFRGLSLADGKWHRVAVAVKGQSVTLIIDCKKRVTRPLPRSARPVLDTRGVIIFGARILDEEVFEGDIQELSIIPGVQAAYESCDQKELECEGGWRERPQREPSHRTQRSPKQQPPRLHRPQNQEPQAQAARGPRGLKGEKGEPAVLEPGMLVEGPPGPEGPAGFPGPPGIQGNPGPVGDPGERGPPGRAGLPGSDGAPGPPGTSLMLPFRFGSGGGDKGPVVAAQEAQAQAILQQARMALRGPPGPMGYTGRPGPLGQPGSPGMKGESGDLGPQGPRGPQGLMGPPGKAGRRGRAGADGARGMPGEPGVKGDRGFDGLPGLPGEKGHRGDTGAQGLPGPPGEDGERGDDGEIGPRGLPGESGPRGLLGPKGPPGIPGPPGVRGMDGPHGPKGSLGPQGEPGPPGQQGTPGTQGLPGPQGAIGPHGEKGPRGKPGLPGMPGSDGPPGHPGKEGPPGTKGNQGPSGPQGPLGYPGPRGIKGVDGIRGLKGHKGEKGEDGFPGFKGDMGVKGDRGEVGVPGSRGEDGPEGPKGRTGPTGDPGPPGLMGEKGKLGVPGLPGYPGRQGPKGSLGFPGFPGASGEKGARGLSGKSGPRGERGPTGPRGQRGPRGATGKSGAKGTSGGDGPHGPPGERGLPGPQGPNGFPGPKGPPGPPGKDGLPGHPGQRGEVGFQGKTGPPGPPGVVGPQGAAGETGPMGERGHPGPPGPPGEQGLTGTAGKEGTKGDPGPPGAPGKDGPAGLRGFPGERGLPGTAGGPGLKGNEGPAGPPGPAGSPGERGSAGSGGPIGPPGRPGPQGPPGAAGEKGVPGEKGPIGPTGRDGVQGPVGLPGPAGPPGVAGEDGDKGEVGDPGQKGAKGNKGEHGPPGPPGPIGPVGQPGAAGADGEPGARGPQGHFGAKGDEGTRGFNGPPGPIGLQGLPGPSGEKGETGDVGPMGPPGPPGPRGPAGPNGADGPQGPPGGVGNLGPPGEKGEPGESGSPGVQGEPGVKGPRGERGEKGETGQAGEAGPPGPKGPTGDDGPKGNPGPVGFPGDPGPPGEVGPRGQDGAKGDRGEDGEPGQPGSPGPTGENGPPGPLGKRGPAGTPGPEGRQGEKGAKGDPGAVGAPGKTGPVGPAGPAGKPGPDGLRGLPGSVGQQGRPGATGQAGPPGPVGPPGLPGLRGDTGAKGEKGHPGLIGLIGPPGEQGEKGDRGLPGPQGSTGQKGETGIPGASGPIGPGGPPGLPGPAGPKGAKGATGPAGPKGEKGVQGPPGHPGPPGEVIQPLPIQMPKKTRRSVDGSRLMQEDEAVPTGGAPGSPGGLEEIFGSLDSLREEIEQMRRPMGTQDSPARTCQDLKLCHPELPDGEYWVDPNQGCARDAFRVFCNFTAGGETCVTPRDDVTQFSYVDSEGAPVGVVQLTFLRLLSVSARQNISYPCSGEAQDSPLKLRGANEDELSPETSPYIKEIRDGCQTQQGRTVLEVRTPVLEQLPVLDASFSELGAPPRRGGVLLGPVCFMG, from the exons ATGGAGCGGTGCAGCCGCTGCCATCACctcctgctgctggtgctgctattGCTGGGGCTGAGCGCCGCCCCCGCCTGGGCAG GCACAGCCCCCGTGGACGTGCTTCGGGCCCTGAGGTTCCCCGCCCTCCCTGACGGTGTCCGGAGGGCAAGAGGTATCTGTCCAGCTGATGTGGCCTACCGAGTGTCCCGACCCGCCCAGCTCAGTGCACCCACCCGTCAGCTCTTTCCAG GAGGCTTTCCCAAAGATTTCTCTCTGCTGACTGCGGTCCGGGCCCGCCCGGGCCTCCAGGCGCCCCTCCTGACCCTCTACAGTGCTCAGGGCGTCCGGCAGCTGGGCCTGGAGCTCGGCCGACCTGTCCGCTTCCTGTACGAGGACCAGACTGGGCGGCCGCAACCGCCGGCTCAGCCTGTCTTCCGAGGCCTCAGCCTGGCGGATGGCAA GTGGCACCGTGTGGCTGTGGCTGTGAAGGGCCAGTCTGTCACCCTCATAATTGACTGTAAGAAGCGAGTCACTCGACCCCTCCCCCGGAGCGCCCGTCCAGTACTGGACACCCGGGGCGTGATCATCTTCGGTGCTCGGATCCTGGATGAGGAAGTCTTTGAG GGTGATATTCAGGAGCTTTCCATCATCCCGGGAGTGCAAGCTGCCTACGAATCCTGTGACCAGAAGGAGCTGGAGTGCGAGGGGGGTTGGAGGGAGAGACCTCAGAGAGAGCCATCTCACAGAACGCAGAGATCTCCGAAGCAGCAACCACCAAGACTTCACAGGCCACAAAACCAGGAACCCCAGGCACAG GCTGCCCGTGGCCCCCGGGGGCTgaagggagagaagggggagCCTGCTGTGCTGGAACCT GGCATGCTAGTGGAGGGGCCCCCTGGTCCAGAAGGCCCTGCG GGATTTCCTGGTCCCCCTGGTATCCAAGGCAACCCAGGCCCAGTTGGAGACCCAGGCGAGAGG GGCCCCCCGGGCCGAGCAGGGCTCCCTGGATCAGACGGCGCCCCTGGCCCTCCCGGAACATCCCTCATGCTCCCC TTCCGGTTCGGCAGTGGTGGGGGTGACAAGGGCCCCGTGGTGGCAGCCCaggaggcccaggcccaggcGATTCTGCAGCAGGCACGG ATGGCCCTCCGAGGACCCCCTGGCCCCATGGGATACACAGGCCGCCCTGGCCCCCTG GGACAACCCGGGAGCCCTGGCATGAAAGGAGAGTCTGGAGACCTGGGACCTCAG GGCCCCAGAGGACCTCAGGGCCTCATGGGCCCTCCTGGCAAGGCGGGGCGAAGG GGCCGAGCGGGTGCTGACGGAGCCCGAGGGATGCCTGGGGAACCTGGAGTGAAG GGTGACCGAGGATTTGATGGCCTCCCGGGGCTGCCTGGGGAGAAGGGACACAGA GGTGATACTGGTGCCCAGGGCCTTCCTGGGCCCCCTGGTGAGGATGGAGAGAGG ggagacgACGGAGAGATCGGGCCTCGGGGGCTGCCTGGGGAGTCG GGACCTCGAGGTCTCCTTGGCCCCAAAGGCCCTCCTGGGATTCCTGGACCCCCG GGAGTCCGAGGCATGGATGGCCCCCACGGTCCCAAAGGCAGCTTG GGACCCCAGGGAGAACCAGGACCTCCGGGACAGCAGGGCACCCCCGGGACCCAG GGTCTCCCCGGGCCCCAGGGTGCCATTGGCCCTCATGGAGAGAAG GGTCCTCGAGGGAAACCAGGCCTGCCTGGCATGCCCGGCTCAGATGGACCCCCG GGTCACCCGGGCAAGGAAGGCCCTCCCGGAACCAAAGGAAACCAG GGTCCATCTGGACCTCAGGGTCCTCTGGGGTACCCAGGACCTCGGGGCATCAAG GGCGTGGATGGAATTCGGGGTCTGAAGGGTCACAAGGGTGAAAAG GGCGAGGATGGCTTTCCCGGCTTCAAAGGGGACATGGGTGTGAAAGGCGACAGG GGCGAGGTCGGAGTCCCTGGTTCCAGGGGCGAGGATGGTCCTGAGGGGCCGAAGGGGCGCACTGGACCCACGGGGGACCCTGGGCCCCCGGGGCTCATGGGCGAGAAG GGCAAGCTGGGTGTTCCTGGTCTGCCTGGCTACCCCGGACGCCAGGGCCCCAAG GGGTCGCTGGGATTTCCGGGTTTTCCTGGAGCCAGTGGAGAGAAGGGAGCCCGG GGCCTGTCAGGGAAATCAGGGCCTCGAGGAGAGCGCGGCCCCACG GGTCCGCGTGGTCAGCGGGGACCTCGAGGTGCCACCGGGAAGTCTGGAGCCAAG GGAACCTCAGGTGGAGACGGCCCCCATGGGCCTCCTGGAGAGAGG GgtctccctgggcctcagggcCCCAACGGATTTCCTGGCCCCAAAGGACCTCCG GGTCCCCCCGGGAAGGACGGGCTGCCAGGACACCCAGGCCAGAGAGGAGAAGTG ggCTTCCAAGGGAAGACCGGCCCCCCTGGCCCCCCAGGAGTGGTGGGACCCCAG GGAGCCGCAGGGGAAACCGGGCCCATGGGGGAGAGAGGTCACCCAGGCCCCCCCGGCCCCCCTGGAGAGCAGGGACTGACTGGAACAGCTGGAAAAGAAGGCACGAAG GGCGATCCCGGACCCCCTGGGGCCCCGGGGAAGGATGGTCCCGCTGGTCTGAGGGGCTTTCCGGGAGAGAGAGGCCTCCCTGGCACTGCT GGCGGTCCTGGTCTGAAGGGGAATGAAGGCCCGGCTGGTCCCCCAGGCCCTGCG GGATCCCCTGGTGAGCGAGGTTCGGCAGGATCTGGGGGACCCATTGGCCCCCCAGGGCGCCCGGGACCGCAGGGTCCGCCTGGAGCAGCGGGAGAGAAAGGGGTCCCG GGCGAGAAGGGCCCCATTGGTCCGACTGGCCGCGATGGGGTGCAGGGTCCCGTGGGGCTTCCTGGCCCTGCCGGGCCCCCGGGCGTGGCGGGAGAGGATGGAGACAAG GGCGAGGTGGGAGACCCTGGCCAGAAGGGCGCCAAAGGCAACAAGGGGGAGCAC GGCCCCCCTGGGCCCCCCGGACCCATCGGGCCTGTGGGGCAGCCTGGTGCTGCG GGGGCAGATGGGGAGCCTGGAGCTCGGGGTCCCCAGGGACACTTCGGAGCCAAAGGTGACGAAGGAACAAGAGGATTCAATGGGCCCCCGGGACCCATTGGTCTGCAG GGCTTGCCAGGCCCCTcgggggagaagggagagacaggaGACGTGGGCCCGATG GGACCACCTGGCCCCCCAGGACCTCGAGGCCCAGCTGGACCCAACGGAGCAGAT GGTCCACAAGGCCCCCCAGGAGGTGTTGGGAACTTGGGTCCCCCTGGAGAGAAG GGGGAGCCAGGAGAGTCAGGATCTCCGGGAGTCCAGGGCGAGCCAGGGGTCAAG GGTCCACGTGGGGAGCGCGGGGAGAAAGGAGAGACTGGGCAGGCGGGAGAGGCAGGACCACCGGGGCCTAAGGGCCCCACTGGCGACGACGGTCCCAAAGGGAACCCT GGTCCTGTTGGTTTTCCTGGTGACCCTGGCCCTCCTGGAGAAGTTGGCCCTCGG GGCCAGGATGGTGCCAAGGGTGACCGTGGAGAGGACGGGGAGCCAGGACAGCCT gGGTCCCCCGGTCCTACGGGGGAGAATGGACCTCCTGGACCGCTTGGAAAGAGG GGGCCTGCAGGGACGCCTGGTCCTGAAGGGCGACAAGGAGAGAAGGGCGCCAAG GGGGATCCTGGTGCTGTGGGCGCCCCAGGGAAGACAGGCCCTGTGGGTCCTGCAGGCCCAGCAGGAAAGCCTGGTCCTGACGGCCTGAGAGGTCTCCCTGGCTCAGTG GGTCAGCAAGGCCGTCCCGGGGCCACAGGCCAGGCTGGGCCTCCAGGCCCTGTG GGACCCCCAGGGCTGCCTGGCCTCCGGGGCGACACTGGGGCCAAGGGCGAGAAG GGTCACCCAGGTCTCATCGGACTCATCGGCCCccctggggagcagggggagaAGGGTGATCGCGGGCTTCCTGGTCCTCAGGGCTCCACCGGGCAAAAGGGAGAGACG GGCATTCCGGGAGCATCTGGCCCCATTGGTCCTGGAGGGCCCCCCGGCCTCCCT GGACCTGCTGGCCCCAAAGGAGCCAAAGGAGCCACA GGCCCGGCCGGACCTAAGGGAGAGAAGGGAGTCCAGGGCCCTCCGGGACACCCG GGCCCCCCGGGAGAGGTGATCCAGCCCCTGCCCATCCAGATGCCCAAGAAGACGCGGCGCTCGGTGGACGGAAGCCGCCTGATGCAGGAAGATGAAGCTGTGCCGACTGGGGGTGCCCCGGGTAGTCCTGGGGGCCTGGAGGAGATCTTTGGCTCCCTGGACTCCCTGCGGGAGGAGATCGAGCAAATGAGGCGGCCCATGGGGACCCAGGACAGCCCTGCTCGCACCTGCCAGGACCTGAAGCTCTGCCACCCAGAGCTGCCTGACG GAGAGTACTGGGTCGACCCCAACCAGGGATGTGCTCGGGATGCCTTCCGGGTTTTCTGCAACTTTACGGCTGGAGGGGAAACCTGTGTGACGCCCAGGGACGATGTCACTCAG TTCTCCTACGTGGACTCCGAGGGCGCCCCGGTAGGCGTGGTGCAGCTCACCTTCCTGCGCCTGCTCAGCGTCTCAGCCCGCCAGAACATCTCCTACCCGTGCTCTGGGGAGGCCCAGGACAGCCCCCTGAAGCTCCGGGGGGCCAACGAGGACGAGCTGAGCCCGGAGACCAGCCCCTACATCAAGGAGATCCGGGACGGCTGCCAG ACCCAGCAAGGCCGGACGGTGCTGGAGGTTCGCACGCCTGTACTGGAGCAGCTGCCGGTGCTGGACGCCTCCTTCTCAGAACTGGGGGCCCCTCCGAGGCGGGGCGGGGTGCTGCTGGGGCCTGTCTGCTTCATGGGCTAG